In Astatotilapia calliptera chromosome 23, fAstCal1.2, whole genome shotgun sequence, a genomic segment contains:
- the echdc2 gene encoding enoyl-CoA hydratase domain-containing protein 2, mitochondrial isoform X1 produces MTTILCRLTGPRCLLWRYGALIKRETHSRTSHVIPQGGARLLAGGGRPLTGYSRAQSRRQHTEAAAAVEVDLKRLEGKDDGIVEVLMCRHKARNALGNVFVSQMRKVVSTLYNDSAVRVVIFRSLVPGVFCAGADLKERALMNNSESDLFVHGLRSLMTQIALLPTPTIAAMDGVALGGGLELALACDLRAAANSAQMGLIETTRGLLPGAGGSQRLPRMIGVTLAKELIFTGRRVGGQTALEMGLINRVVEQNQTGDAAYREALSLAREILPQAPIAVRMAKEAMNRGLEVDIGSAMAIERMCYARVIPTRDRQEGMAAFIEKRAPRYTGE; encoded by the exons ATGACAACAATCCTCTGCAGACTGACAGGGCCGAGGTGCTTATTGTGGAGATACGGGGCTTTGATTAAGAGGGAAACTCACAGCCGAACTTCCCATGTGATTCCGCAGGGAGGAGCGCGACTCCTGGCCGGCGGCGGTCGGCCTCTGACGGGATACAGTCGCGCACAAAGCCGCAGGCAGCACACTGAGGCGGCGGCTGCCGTAGAGGTGGATTTAAAGCGGTTAGAGGGGAAAGACGATG GGATCGTAGAAGTGTTGATGTGCCGGCACAAAGCCAGAAATGCTCTCGGcaatgtgtttgtgtcacag atgagGAAGGTGGTTTCCACTCTGTACAATGACTCAGCGGTACGTGTGGTTATCTTCAGGAGTTTAGTGCCGGGCGTTTTCTGTGCAG GTGCCGATCTGAAGGAGAGAGCTCTGATGAACAACTCTGAGTCTGATCTGTTTGTTCACGGCCTGCGCTCCCTCATGACTCAaatag CATTGTTGCCCACGCCGACCATCGCAGCGATGGATGGAGTTGCACTGGGAGGTGGATTGGAGTTAGCCTTGGCCTGTGACCTTCGCGCTGCTG CAAATTCGGCACAGATGGGTCTTATTGAGACGACACGGGGGCTGCTCCCAGGGGCGG GGGGCAGTCAGCGTCTGCCACGGATGATCGGTGTCACTCTGGCCAAAGAGCTCATTTTCACAG GCAGGCGCGTGGGAGGGCAGACAGCTCTGGAAATGGGGCTCATAAACAGAGTAGTAGAACAGAACCAGACAGGAGACGCTGCCTACAGAGAGGCACTCAGCCTGGCCAGGGAGATACTGCCCCAG GCTCCTATTGCAGTGCGGATGGCTAAAGAGGCAATGAACAGAGGCTTGGAG GTTGATATCGGTTCAGCAATGGCGATAGAGAGGATGTGTTATGCTCGA GTCATCCCCACACGGGACCGACAAGAGGGTATGGCAGCCTTCATAGAGAAGAGAGCTCCGCGGTACACTGGGGAATAA
- the echdc2 gene encoding enoyl-CoA hydratase domain-containing protein 2, mitochondrial isoform X2, with product MCRHKARNALGNVFVSQMRKVVSTLYNDSAVRVVIFRSLVPGVFCAGADLKERALMNNSESDLFVHGLRSLMTQIALLPTPTIAAMDGVALGGGLELALACDLRAAANSAQMGLIETTRGLLPGAGGSQRLPRMIGVTLAKELIFTGRRVGGQTALEMGLINRVVEQNQTGDAAYREALSLAREILPQAPIAVRMAKEAMNRGLEVDIGSAMAIERMCYARVIPTRDRQEGMAAFIEKRAPRYTGE from the exons ATGTGCCGGCACAAAGCCAGAAATGCTCTCGGcaatgtgtttgtgtcacag atgagGAAGGTGGTTTCCACTCTGTACAATGACTCAGCGGTACGTGTGGTTATCTTCAGGAGTTTAGTGCCGGGCGTTTTCTGTGCAG GTGCCGATCTGAAGGAGAGAGCTCTGATGAACAACTCTGAGTCTGATCTGTTTGTTCACGGCCTGCGCTCCCTCATGACTCAaatag CATTGTTGCCCACGCCGACCATCGCAGCGATGGATGGAGTTGCACTGGGAGGTGGATTGGAGTTAGCCTTGGCCTGTGACCTTCGCGCTGCTG CAAATTCGGCACAGATGGGTCTTATTGAGACGACACGGGGGCTGCTCCCAGGGGCGG GGGGCAGTCAGCGTCTGCCACGGATGATCGGTGTCACTCTGGCCAAAGAGCTCATTTTCACAG GCAGGCGCGTGGGAGGGCAGACAGCTCTGGAAATGGGGCTCATAAACAGAGTAGTAGAACAGAACCAGACAGGAGACGCTGCCTACAGAGAGGCACTCAGCCTGGCCAGGGAGATACTGCCCCAG GCTCCTATTGCAGTGCGGATGGCTAAAGAGGCAATGAACAGAGGCTTGGAG GTTGATATCGGTTCAGCAATGGCGATAGAGAGGATGTGTTATGCTCGA GTCATCCCCACACGGGACCGACAAGAGGGTATGGCAGCCTTCATAGAGAAGAGAGCTCCGCGGTACACTGGGGAATAA